The following is a genomic window from Planococcus sp. MSAK28401.
GCCAAGTATTGCTATGAAAATTAACGTGAATACGAAACTTGCAACGATGGACATAACCCAATGAGTCTTGTTCGTTATTCTTAAAAGTTTATTCACGATAAAATTAATGATTAAAATGGCTAAAAAGACGACAACGAACGTTACTAGAAAATAAACGAACAATTGATTTCTCCACCTTTCATACATACGCTAAAGAAATAATAATGCACTTTGTTATACCTATTTATTTCCAGTAAGGTTTCATTTTTTCTAAAAAAGAACTTCAAATGAATTTTTCTACTCAATCTGAATGTAACTTAATTCTAATTAAGTTACATTCAAAACCCTGATTCTATTGACTTCCAGCAAAAAAACCAGCGAAACTGAAATTACATAAAAAAATGATACATTCAGATCCTTGCGTTTCCTGCGTTCGCTTTTCCTTGGCGGCGCTCTTTTTTCTTTTGATCTCGCTTACCTTAAATAGTGGGATACATAGGTTATTCTTAGAAACAATAAAACTAAAAAATCTCTGCAGCTAGTTAAAGGGGCAATGAACGATGGAATCTGTTGAATACAAAAAATTGATGGCTGAAATCGAGAAATTGAAGTTTCATAATATTAGTTTGCTGACACTTGTCGGGTTGTTAAATGACGAGAAGATGCAGGAACCGACCATTCATGAAACTGTGGTTACTTATGATTTGTCTAAGCACGATTTACGGGCGTTCACTCGGCTCATTCAGAGCTACACAGGAAATAATTTTGCGTTGGAGCAAAAAGCGTTGCTGATTAATCCGGTTTTTAAGCGAACTAACCTTCTCGCGATTGTGAAGTCATTGGTGGCTTCAGGCATGTTTGAAGCGAAGGGGCAAGAAATTTTAAACTCCTATGAGGGGTGAAAAGGGGAGGATGAGATGAGAAATAAGCAGCAAGAGATGAAAGATGTCCAACCGATCCGATCGTTAGAAAAGATCGAGGACATGAAATGGAGCTTGAAAAAATGGTGCGGTGAACGGGATTACATTCTGTTTCTTCTCGGCATCAATTCCGGCTTGCGTGTCGGAGATCTGTTAAACATCAAAATCAGCGAGATCCAGGGCAAGAAAGTGGTGGCGTTGCGTGAAGGAAAGACCGGAAAACGCCGGACAATCCACCTCGGCAACATTTACGAGGAACTCGATGCCTATATTCGTACGTTAGAGGGCACTGAATGGCTGTTTCCCAGCCGCAAGGGAAATGGACCGATTACGCGCGTTCAAGCGTACAGACAGCTTCAGAAGGCCGCACAGATGGTCGATATTTCGGTAGGCATTGGGACGCACACCTTACGCAAGACCTTTGGGTATTGGCACTACAAGCAATTCAAAGACATTGCCGAGCTGCAGAATATCTTGAATCATGCGCACCCACAGATTACCTTGCGATACATCGGCATCACGGACGAGAGTATTGAAAATAACTTGCGAAGCTTTTTGTTATAAAAACTTGTTTAATTATTGGTCTTTTAAAAAATCAAAACAACTAAAAAAAAGAGAGGATCATCTCAAGGAGAGATCCTCTCTTTTTTTTAGTTGTTTTTTTTCACATTGTCTACATATTGCTTTGCTTCAACTAATCCTAATCCTGTTTTCTCTCTAACTTTTTTAACTATTTTTGTATAATTTTCATCTGAATTAATCATAAATTTAACTTCAGAAGTTAAATCAGTATTAGTTGCAATCATTTTCGTTTGATTTAATTGCTTATTTTTGTTTAAAAGAACGCCAATAATAATCACTGCGCATAGAGTTATTATGAATGAAGCTAATGGTGTCGTCATATTATTTTGCACCCTTTCTTTGGTTTAATAATTTATAAATTACAAGCGTTCTTCACGTTTGTAAAGCCAGTCAATTCTGCAACCAGCGCACTTAAAATTGCAGCTTTCTCTTTAGCGCTTGTTGCACCAACTAATAATTTAGCCGATTCGACTGCCCCTCCTAAATCTTTAATATATTTTTTAATTTTAGTTATTTTCGCAATTGGAATGGCATTCATTACAAGTAATTCAGCGATAGATAAACTGCATCCCCACCAACCGTAAGGCTGCATGATTAAGGGTGCTTTTTCCCCCATCTCTGGATTGAAAATATGAGAAGTAATCCCTTTGTCGTTAAAGTATTGATTAATCGCTTGTGAATCGCCCGATGCTAATAATTCATCTGGTATTTCTTCGATAGCCGTTAATGTTGTAATGATTTGTTCAAGTTCTTCACTGGTCAGTTGATTTTCTTCACCATCACTTTCTTGAGCACTCACCATGTTTGATGAGAACATAGAAAAAAGTAGTGTCATTGACATGAGTAAAATTAAAGATTTAATTCTGTTTTCTTTAAAACGAATTAGCATTTGATTCCCTCCGAATAGTTTGAAGTATTTTATGCTATTTTAACATACTTAATTTACTTTTTATTACTTTAATAACAATTTATGTAAAAAAATTTTATTAATAGACTACACTTATTCAACTGATCTTTTTGTAGTTCCTTACAAGCGTTTCATTAGCCAGGTATTCTACAAGATATATCCAATGAGCTAATTAATATATTTGTTTTGTTGCTCATTTGCAGAAGTAGATTCACACAATACAACTAGCTTGTCTTAATAATTCAGACAAACTGACTAAATAGCGTTTTGCCTGTAAAACTCCCAGTATTTTTCTGCGGAGTTTTTTTGTTTGTCAAAAAACGGCTTCTAAGGTGTTTTAAATCGATTTTAAGGATGACCCCCTAGTTCTATTCGTTTTTGGTGTTAGAATCAATTTAAAGGGGTTTCTGTGCGTTTTAAAGATGCATTACTGAGGTGATTTACTTTGTCTTTGTGAAACACGACAATTTAAATAAAAACTTGGGGAGATCCGTTGCTTGTTTTGAACTATTACTTTTTCGGTCCCACTTGTTTGTCCACCACCACCGGTTCGCGCGCGTACGCGTGTTGTTGGTGTTTTTAAATCTTTTGTTTAAGGTCTTTGTTTTAAATGATTAGGGAATCCTTCAAACCCTTGGCGCCCAAGGGTTTGAAGGATTTAAAGGTAACAGTTTCGGTCCCAAAGGTAACAGTTTCGGTCCCAAAGGTAACAGTTTCGGTCTCTCAAAGGTAACAGTTTCGGTCCCAAAGGTAACAGTTTCGGTCTTAAATACCACAGTTTCGGTCCCAAATATAACAAAATAAATTATTATGTTACTTTGTTTTGACAAAAAGATTTAGGAACTATAAAGTTGTTTTTAAGGTAACTATATTTGATTTACTGTTATAAATGGAGGGGTCTTATGCAGGAGAACTATTTAGTATCTCAAAGAAATGATTTGATTGAAGCCCGTCATACTAATCCTTTATCGGTTAGAGAACAAAAAATAATACTGACAATGGTGAGTATGATTGAACCAACAGATGGAGACTTTAAAGATTATAGAATTTCTATAAAAGAATTTAGTGAGATGTTGGGATTAGAAGGAAGTGTTAAGTACACCGAGCTTAAAGAAATTACCAAGGATTTGATGTCTAAGAGCATTGAAATTCCTCGTACTGACGGTGGATGGCTTTTTGCTAATTGGATATCCAGTGCTGAATATCAAAAAGGCGAAGGGGTGATCGCTTTATCTTTTTCTCCAAAATTAAAGCCGTATCTTCTGCAATTAAAAGACACATTTACCACATACCGTCTCAGTAATATATTGTCACTCAAAAGTACCTACTCTATTCGATTGTATGAACTCATGAAAAAGTGGCAACACTTAGGTAGCTGGTCCTGTTCAATCGAAAAGTTTAAAGAAAAAATGGGAATAGAGCATAAAAAATACCCTAGATATGCAAATTTAAAAGCGCGAGTTTTGAATCCAGCTATTCAAGAAGTTAACGAGAAGACTGATGTTTTTATAAGTCTTACAGAGATTAAAAAGGGACGAAGTGTAAATAAAATTAAATTTGCTATTCGTCATGCACCTGAAAGAGAAATCCAAGTCCCCCATTTGGAGAAAAAATCGGCAAGCATTGAAGAACCCAATGAATTGGATAAACTATGCATCCAAATGAACGAACTAGCAGAGGGCTATCAATTCGATACCGCCTTTTTTGCGCAGCTACATCAAGGGGCATCTCTAATCTGGCAAGACGATGCCGAACAAGAATTAGAATTCTTGATTCGCTACGTCAACGAAGAAAAAACCGTGAAGAATCCACTTGGGTTCATCAAATCCAAAATCACTTCCGCCTGGGAGATCCATGAAGCTGGCGGACGGATTACATTTGCAGATCTGCAGCCGGTGAAAGAACGCTGGGCTGGACGAGAAGAAAAACTTCCGGATTGGTTCACTTCTATAGATGAACCGTCTGAACCATCGGAATCGAACCCGGAACTCGATAAAGAAAAAGAGAAGCTGCTGAAAAAGTTGGCCGACAAAAAGAAACGAACGAAGAAAGATGCTTCCACTTCTTAAATAGAAAAGCCAAAAGCCCGATGTGATTCTCTTTCTTTGAAAAATCACTTGGGGCTTTTTGGTTCGTCTTTCAAGGATGGGCGAGTAAACGGACCATCCTTTTTGGTTGATCTACGGAAAAGATAGCCGAAGCCGGCTGTCTTTTCTTGCTCTTGAACTACTGGGGAATGACCGTCCATCGAGGACGATCGACCCCATGCCGTTGATCTTGAGGGGCGCATCCCAAAGGATGCAGCCCCTTGCTTTTGACCTTCGGTCTTACCCTCGGAGAGCACACCTTTATGCAATAAAGTATAGTGTGCTATACTTTACATGGAAGTTGACCGAATTATGGGGGTGTGTTTTTGTGAGTTTTGCTGTGGTACGGATGCAAAAAATGAAGAGTCCAGATTTAAAGGGCATGCAATTTCACAACCAACGAGAACGGGAAAGTCGGACGAATCCAGACATTGATCCGGACCGTGCTCACTTGAATTATGATTTGCTCCATCAAGAAAAAATTGATTACAACAAACAAGTGAAAGAAATTATTGAGAGCCAAAAAGTGAGCGAACGGAAAACCCGAAAAGATGCCGTGCTCGTCAATGAGTTGCTGGTGACTTCGGACCGGAAATTTTTTGACGGATTGGATCCGGCTGAACAGAAACGGTTTTTCGAGGAAAGCCATAAATTGTTCTCCGAACGTTACGGCAAACAAAATATCGCTTATGCGACGGTTCACAACGACGAGAAAACGCCTCACATGCATTTAGGGGTCGTTCCGATGCGTGACGGCAAACTCCAGGGCAAGAATGTCTTTAATCGGCAGGAATTGCAGTGGATGCAGGAAGAATTCCCGAAACACATGCAAAGTGTTGGTTTTGAAGTCGAACGGGGCATTGCCTCTGACCGGAAACACATCGAAATGAGCCGTTTTAAGGCATTGACGCTCAATGAAGAGATCAAAACCCTAGAGAAGGAAACAGAAGCCCTTAGAAACGCGCTGACAGCTTCTAAGAAGGTCGATGAGCTTCAAGTCAGCAAACCCTCTCTCTTTGATCGGAATCACGTTAAATTGCCTGTAGAGGACTTTGAAGCACTTAAAGCAAGAGCGAAGGCTACCGAAGCCATTGAAAGCACGATTGAAACTCATGAGAAACGATTTGACGATATGGTCGATAACGTTATCGACAGCGATCGGAAACTGGACCAAGAAAAAAGAAAAACGGCACAGCTGCAGAAAGAAAACAACGGATTGAAAAAAGAAAATCTGGAACTGCAGAAGGAAAACAAAACCCTGAAAAGCCAGTTGAATGTTTTGATGGAATTTGCAAAAACTCAGCTGGAGAAATTCAAGGAATGGCAAAAAGAGCGTCAGCAAGAAAAAGAAAAAAATATTTCTAGAAAAAGAGATCAAGAACTTGAGCGTTAATTTCCGGTTCTTTTTTATTTTCATTTCATCGATTTCCGGAAAAGTGCTGTCAGAAAATTAAACTGTCCAAATTGGATAAGGTCATTTACGATGAAAGAAAAGGAGGCGATCCGCGATGACCTTTCATGCACCAGAAGATATTGCAACTGTCCTCAACATCAAACCGTCAACGCTCCGCAAGTATTCGTTATTGCTCGAACAAAGTGGCTATCTCTTCAAAAAAAATGCCCAGGGTCATCGTTGGTACACCGATACAGACCTCATGGCTTTACGAAAGTTCATAACGCTCAAGGATAGCAGTGGAATGACATTGGAAGACAGTGCAGAAGCGGTTTTCTTATGGTCTAAAACGGAAAGCGTAGCGGGCCGAGCTATACTTTCTGAAGCGACACAAGGCGATACGGAACGCCACGAAGCGGTAGTAAATGAGCTGACCGTTGAGGAGCGTTTGCTGCGATTGATACAACACCAGCAACAGACGATCGATCGAATGGCGCAAAGCATTCAAAAGCAAGAAGAGCAAAACGAGCTGATTTTAGAGGAAGTGAAAACCCTGAAGGGCAGCCTGAAGCCACTGGACGCCCCTTCGTCCGATCAGCTCAAGATAGCGAGCGTAGAATCGTCCTCACAGCAAGAAAAAAGCGAACCGGAGTCGGTAACGCCTCCAAAAGATACCCGAAGTTTATGGGCTAGGATCTGGAACAAATGAATTCTTTAAATCGGTTAGCAGATCCCCAGATAAGAAAGGAAGAGATAGTGTGAAATTTGTAAAAGGTATGTATGTGATTTTAATTCTTTTTATGACAGTTAATTTTTTAAGCGTTTTTGTATTTAATGATTCTTATTCAGGCATTGCTTCATGGATTAATGTGTTGCTCTTTTTACTAGGTAGCGTCTTTTATATAAATGCTCGACATCATTTCAAAAGAGAAGTTCAATAGGTCTAATACGGAATTGAATGTAACATAAGTGCAGATAAGTTACATTCACATTCACTTAAAGTGGAGAAAGAGGTGAATTCAGATGAAATATATCTTAAACGGCTTAATTACTATCCTTTTATCTATAATCGGATTTTATGCGATTTTAACTCTTTTGATATTCACAGTGAGTGATAGCGATGAAGTAGTGCTCTATGCATTTGCAATTGTCCTAGGGGCGTTACTTATTATCATTATCAATCAGTTAGTTAGATTGAACGACAAAATGGAAGCAAGCAAAAGCGAACTTAATTAATTTGAATGTAACTTATTGTGAATTAAGTTACATTCGGAATCTATAAAATAAAAGAGTTGCTGCTCTCAAAAAATCAGCAACTCTTTGGTGTTTGCACTACTGTTTTTTAAAGCTGGAAAAAGTAAAACGAAAAGAAAATTAGAAACAAAGCCAGCACTGTAAGAAAATTTTCAGTTCTTTTGCTAATTTCTTTTTCTAGAAATGGCAGCTTCTCAAAGAGAGTCATTAGAATATAAGCTAGAATTCCTGCTAGAATAGCTCCAGTTAACGTGCGGAAATCATAAATGTATTTATCAATATAGCTAAGAAAAATGATGGCGAAGGCAACAGAAAATGCTCTCGTATGGTATTTTAAATTATATTTTTTCTCCTTTTTCATCTCATTTCCCCTCTACTTCAAATTGTCTGTTGCTAATATACCAATTTCTTTCCAGCAAGGTTTCATTTTTATTTAAGCAATAGATATCAAGAAACTTTCTATTGATTCTGAATGTAACTTATTAGCAATTAAGTTACATTCAAAAGAAGATAAATCAAGGGGTTATTCTTCGTCACCAAAGTCGATCATCACGCCTACTATCTCTTTAGAAACATTGTATTTTATTCTGACTTCATACATCCCATCACCGTATCCCGACATGGCAACGGTGCCACCAGGGACTATTCCTCCCTGGTCATCAGATGCTACGCTATCCGTACAGGCAACATAGTATTTTAATCCCTCTTCATCTATCTCAATGTCATAAACGTTTTCTACTTCACCAGGAATACTTTCATCTTTTCCAAATAAATTGGCATCGAAGATACCCGCCTGTGCAGAATCAACGCCAATAAGCCGATCGCAAACATGCCATTTGCCACTCGGTTTCTTTTCTGCGAAGTAAGCCGTCAACGTTTTAACGGTTTCATCGTCTGTATAAGAAATGGAGGCTGTCCATTGTCCTTTTTTTACATTGGCTAAATGAACTTGCATCTCTGTGTCCTCGATTGAGTAGCATGGATCTGTGACTACCAGTTCTCCACTTTCTACCGCAAAATGACCGATTAGTTGAGACTTGCCGGCATTTTTTTTCGGGACAAACCAATCGATGAACTCATATAACGTGGACGCTTTATTTTCTGTATTTCCACTTTTTACATTCCACCGATAGACATGCTCCTGCATCCATCTTTTTCGTATGCGGTAGCAAAGTTTATCGCCACTCTTATTTTCTCCAATACAAATCATATCAGCAGGTAAGTTTTCAGGTCTGTTGGATTGGTTTTGAATTATGGTGAGTGAAAACAAGGCCCATGCACCAAATTCGGCGCCATTCGTTTCTAAATAAAGATCCTTGAATTCATCTGGGAAAAGTGCCCCTAGTTGTTTTTCGGCTTTTTTTAAATCGACCAATGAAACGCCTGTCGTTATTGATTTCGAATCAATCATATCAATTACTTTTTTCATGACTTATCCTCCATTTGCAATCCGATTGCGAAAGCGAAATTTTGTATTTGTTTTTTCTCGAAAGAGCTACAAGATCGATTATCCCTATTTTAGCA
Proteins encoded in this region:
- a CDS encoding site-specific integrase, which gives rise to MRNKQQEMKDVQPIRSLEKIEDMKWSLKKWCGERDYILFLLGINSGLRVGDLLNIKISEIQGKKVVALREGKTGKRRTIHLGNIYEELDAYIRTLEGTEWLFPSRKGNGPITRVQAYRQLQKAAQMVDISVGIGTHTLRKTFGYWHYKQFKDIAELQNILNHAHPQITLRYIGITDESIENNLRSFLL
- a CDS encoding SMI1/KNR4 family protein produces the protein MKKVIDMIDSKSITTGVSLVDLKKAEKQLGALFPDEFKDLYLETNGAEFGAWALFSLTIIQNQSNRPENLPADMICIGENKSGDKLCYRIRKRWMQEHVYRWNVKSGNTENKASTLYEFIDWFVPKKNAGKSQLIGHFAVESGELVVTDPCYSIEDTEMQVHLANVKKGQWTASISYTDDETVKTLTAYFAEKKPSGKWHVCDRLIGVDSAQAGIFDANLFGKDESIPGEVENVYDIEIDEEGLKYYVACTDSVASDDQGGIVPGGTVAMSGYGDGMYEVRIKYNVSKEIVGVMIDFGDEE
- a CDS encoding MerR family transcriptional regulator, whose translation is MTFHAPEDIATVLNIKPSTLRKYSLLLEQSGYLFKKNAQGHRWYTDTDLMALRKFITLKDSSGMTLEDSAEAVFLWSKTESVAGRAILSEATQGDTERHEAVVNELTVEERLLRLIQHQQQTIDRMAQSIQKQEEQNELILEEVKTLKGSLKPLDAPSSDQLKIASVESSSQQEKSEPESVTPPKDTRSLWARIWNK
- the mobV gene encoding MobV family relaxase, producing the protein MSFAVVRMQKMKSPDLKGMQFHNQRERESRTNPDIDPDRAHLNYDLLHQEKIDYNKQVKEIIESQKVSERKTRKDAVLVNELLVTSDRKFFDGLDPAEQKRFFEESHKLFSERYGKQNIAYATVHNDEKTPHMHLGVVPMRDGKLQGKNVFNRQELQWMQEEFPKHMQSVGFEVERGIASDRKHIEMSRFKALTLNEEIKTLEKETEALRNALTASKKVDELQVSKPSLFDRNHVKLPVEDFEALKARAKATEAIESTIETHEKRFDDMVDNVIDSDRKLDQEKRKTAQLQKENNGLKKENLELQKENKTLKSQLNVLMEFAKTQLEKFKEWQKERQQEKEKNISRKRDQELER
- a CDS encoding ribosomal protein L7/L12, translated to MTTPLASFIITLCAVIIIGVLLNKNKQLNQTKMIATNTDLTSEVKFMINSDENYTKIVKKVREKTGLGLVEAKQYVDNVKKNN
- a CDS encoding replication initiation protein, with the translated sequence MQENYLVSQRNDLIEARHTNPLSVREQKIILTMVSMIEPTDGDFKDYRISIKEFSEMLGLEGSVKYTELKEITKDLMSKSIEIPRTDGGWLFANWISSAEYQKGEGVIALSFSPKLKPYLLQLKDTFTTYRLSNILSLKSTYSIRLYELMKKWQHLGSWSCSIEKFKEKMGIEHKKYPRYANLKARVLNPAIQEVNEKTDVFISLTEIKKGRSVNKIKFAIRHAPEREIQVPHLEKKSASIEEPNELDKLCIQMNELAEGYQFDTAFFAQLHQGASLIWQDDAEQELEFLIRYVNEEKTVKNPLGFIKSKITSAWEIHEAGGRITFADLQPVKERWAGREEKLPDWFTSIDEPSEPSESNPELDKEKEKLLKKLADKKKRTKKDASTS